GATGGCCGACCTGGACGCGGCCACCCTCGAGGACGCGCGCGCCTTCTTCCGCACCTACTACGCGCCCAACAACGCCGTGCTGTCGATCGTCGGGGACATCGACCCGGAGCAGACGCTCGCCTGGGTCGAGAAGTACTTCGGCTCCATCGCGGGACACGACGGCAAGCCGGCCCCGCGCGACGGCTCGCTCCCGGAGACCATGGGCGGGCAGTTGCGCGAGGTCGTCGAGGAGGAGGTCCCGGCGCGCGCGCTGATGGCCGCCTACCGGCTCCCGGAGGACGGCACGCGCGCGTCGGACGCGGCCGACCTCGCCCTGACCGTGCTCGGCGGCGGCGAGTCGTCCCGGCTCTACAACCGGCTCGTACGCCGTGACCGCACCGCCGTCGCGGCCGGGTTCGGGCTGCTGCGCCTCGCCGGAGCGCCCTCCCTGGGGTGGCTCGACGTGAAGACGTCCGGCGATGTCGAGGTCCCGGTGATCGAGGCCGCCGTCGACGAGGAGCTCGCCCGGTTCGCCGCGGAGGGCCCCACGGCCGAGGAGATGGAGCGCGCCCAGGCCCAGTTGGAGCGTGAGTGGCTGGACCGCCTCGGCACGGTCGCGGGCCGCGCCGACGAACTGTGCCGCTACGCGGTCCTGTTCGGCGACCCCCAGCTCGCCCTGACCGCCGTGCAGCGCGTCCTGGACATCACAGCGGAGGAGGTCCAGGAGGTCGCCAAGGCCCGCCTGCGCCCCGACAACCGCGCGGTGCTGGTCTACGAACCCCTCGCCCCGTCCGAGACCGACGCGCCCGAAGAGACCGACGCCGCCGGGGCCACCGGCGCCGCCGCCCACACCGACGAGGAGGCGGCCAAGTGACCGAGCTCGCCACGATGGAGTTCCACCCGCGGCCCCAGGCCGGCGCGGCCAGGCCCTGGGCCTTCCCCGCGCCCGAGCGCGGCACCCTCGGCAACGGCCTGACGCTGTTGCGCTGCCACCGCCCCGGCCAGCAGGTCGTCGCCGTGGAAGTCCTCCTGGACGCCCCGCTGGAGGCCGAGCCCAAGGGCCTCGACGGCATCGCCACGATCATGGCGCGGGCCTTCTCGGAGGGCACCGACAAGCACTCCGCCGAGGAGTTCGCCGCCGAGCTGGAGCGCTGCGGCGCCACGCTCGACGCCCACGCGGACCACCCCGGCGTACGGCTCAGCCTCGAAGTGCCCGTCTCCCGGCTGCCCAAGGCGCTCGGCCTGCTCGCCGACGCCCTCAGGGCGCCCGCGTTCGAGGACGGCGAGATCGAGCGGCTGGTGCGCAACCGGCTCGACGAGATCCCGCACGAGAGCGCGAACCCGGCCCGGCGGGCCGCCAAGGAGCTGTCCCGGCAGCTCTTCCCGGCGGACTCCCGGATGTCGCGCCCGCGCCAGGGCACCGAGGAGACGGTCACCGCGATCGACTCCGCGGCCGTGCGCGCCTTCTACGAGAAGCACGTACGCCCCGCCACGGCCACCGCCGTCGTCGTCGGCGACCTCACGGACGTCGACCTCGACGCGCTGCTGGCGGACACGCTCGGTGCCTGGACCGGATCCCAGGCCCAGGCGCGACCCGTGCCCTCGGTGACCGCCGACGACGCCGGCCGCGTGATCATCGTCGACCGGCCCGGCGCCGTCCAGACGCAGTTGCTCATCGGCCGGGTCGGCGCGGACCGGCACGACCGTGTGTGGCCCGCACAGGTGCTCGGCACGTACTGCCTCGGTGGCACCCTCACCTCCCGTCTGGACCGGGTCCTGCGGGAGGAGAAGGGATACACCTACGGAGTGCGGGCGTTCGGCCAGGTGCTGCGCTCCGCTCCGGACGGGACGGGCATCTCGATGCTCGCCATCAGCGGCTCCGTGGACACCCCGAACACCGGCCCGGCGCTCGACGACCTGTGGAAGGTGCTGCGCACCCTGGCCGCCGAGGGCCTGACGGACGCCGAGCGCGACGTGGCCGTACAGAACCTGGTGGGTGTGGCGCCCCTGAAGTACGAGACCGCGGGAGCCGTCGCGGGCACACTCGCCGACCAGGTCGAGCAGCACCTGCCGGACGACTTCCAGGCGACGCTGTACAAGCAGCTCGCCGCCACCGGCACCGTGGAGGCCACCGCGGCCGTCGTGAACGCGTTCCCGGTGGACCGGCTGGTGACCGTCCTCGTCGGGGACGCCGGGCAGATCGAGGAGCCCGTCAGGGCCCTCGGTATCGGTGAAGTCAGCGTCGTGACAGCCGAATAGGGATCTGCGACGGGGCGGGGCCTGCGACGGGACAGGACCTGCGATCGGGCAGAGCCCGCGATCGGGCAGGACCCGCACCGGCCGGGGCCCGGGTGACGGAACGCGTCGCCCGGGCCCTTTCCTGTCCCCCTACTCCTATGTCCATGGTTATGTCCATGGTTTGTCCGTATTGCAGGGAAGTTGCCCGTCTGCCCTGTGGCGTGCGCTACAAAAATGGTGATCCGTTTGTCGAATGAAAGAGGCGCCGCTTAGCGTCGGTCCGGCTGTCCGTCAGGCACTGCGCCGCGTCCGCGGCACCGGACAGTCATCGCCGAGTCCCCGCATGGCGCGAGCCAGGGGAGCCGGGGACCCAGGTCCCTGGGGTGAATCGGACGCCCTTCCCGAAGGGGGTCCGTAGGAGACCTTCCTGCTCCGAACCCGTCAGCTAACCCGGTAGGCGAGAAGGAAGGAAAGGAC
This sequence is a window from Streptomyces ortus. Protein-coding genes within it:
- a CDS encoding M16 family metallopeptidase; the protein is MPMGHTATAEAGSGGLTATEHRLANGLRVVLSEDHLTPVAAVCLWYDVGSRHEVAGRTGLAHLFEHLMFQGSGQVKGNGHFELVQGAGGSLNGTTSFERTNYFETMPTHQLELALWLEADRMGSLLAALDEESMENQRDVVKNERRQRYDNVPYGTAFEKLTALAYPEGHPYHHTPIGSMADLDAATLEDARAFFRTYYAPNNAVLSIVGDIDPEQTLAWVEKYFGSIAGHDGKPAPRDGSLPETMGGQLREVVEEEVPARALMAAYRLPEDGTRASDAADLALTVLGGGESSRLYNRLVRRDRTAVAAGFGLLRLAGAPSLGWLDVKTSGDVEVPVIEAAVDEELARFAAEGPTAEEMERAQAQLEREWLDRLGTVAGRADELCRYAVLFGDPQLALTAVQRVLDITAEEVQEVAKARLRPDNRAVLVYEPLAPSETDAPEETDAAGATGAAAHTDEEAAK
- a CDS encoding M16 family metallopeptidase, which encodes MTELATMEFHPRPQAGAARPWAFPAPERGTLGNGLTLLRCHRPGQQVVAVEVLLDAPLEAEPKGLDGIATIMARAFSEGTDKHSAEEFAAELERCGATLDAHADHPGVRLSLEVPVSRLPKALGLLADALRAPAFEDGEIERLVRNRLDEIPHESANPARRAAKELSRQLFPADSRMSRPRQGTEETVTAIDSAAVRAFYEKHVRPATATAVVVGDLTDVDLDALLADTLGAWTGSQAQARPVPSVTADDAGRVIIVDRPGAVQTQLLIGRVGADRHDRVWPAQVLGTYCLGGTLTSRLDRVLREEKGYTYGVRAFGQVLRSAPDGTGISMLAISGSVDTPNTGPALDDLWKVLRTLAAEGLTDAERDVAVQNLVGVAPLKYETAGAVAGTLADQVEQHLPDDFQATLYKQLAATGTVEATAAVVNAFPVDRLVTVLVGDAGQIEEPVRALGIGEVSVVTAE